Below is a genomic region from Myxococcus fulvus.
CGCGGCGACCATCGACTTCATCCAGGCGAGCTATGGAGAGCGGCTGCGCATCGACTCGCTGGCGCGGCGCGCGGGCATGTCCGCGGCGCAGTTCGAGCGGCGGATGCGGCGCATCTTCCAGCTCTCCGCGGGGCAGTTCATCATGAAGACGCGCATCGACGCCGCGGCGGAGCGACTGGTGGAGGACGTGCGCGAGCCCATCGCCGCCATCGCCCTGTCCGTGGGCTTCTGCGACCAGAGCGCCCTGTCACGTCAGTTCAAGCAGGTGACGGGCCTGAGCCCCCGCGAGTACCGGCAGCTCGTCGAGTCCGTCCCCGGCACCGCCGTGTCCCGGCGCAAGCGCTGAGGCGCCCGGGGGGGCTTCCCCAAAGCCTGTCAGGTGTGATGCGCTCCGTGCTGGCCATGAAAGCCTTCACGCTGCCCGTGTCCACCGTCCTGTTCCATGTCGTGGCCCTGGGGTTCTTCGGGGCCTGCGCGGCGTGGCTCGTCCAGGAGTCGCTGGCGCTCGGTGGACGTCGGGCGATGATGGGGTTCGCGGTGGCGGTGGCCTCGGGCGCGCAGGTGCTGTTGTCATTAAGCACCTTGAGGGCGCTCTGGAGCGCGCGAGGGGCGATGCCGCTGCCCACACGCGCGCGGGTGGGGACGTATCTGCAGTTCATGGGGCTGGTGGGCCTGCTGGTGCTGTTCGGCGTGCACCTGGTCCACACGGAGGGCCGGCCAGCGCTGGGCACGTTCTGTCTGGGGATGGCGACCTGGCTGGGTGTCATCGGATTGCATCTGGTGCCCGCGCTGTTCCTGGCCGCCGACGGGTTCATCGACCACCTGGGACGCCACACGCGCTTCTCGGAGCTGGAGTGGTACTCGCTCCAGAAGAGCGAGGGTGAGCCGCCGCGCGTGCTGCTCCAGGTGGGCCGGGGCTCGACGCTGCGGCTGGAGGCGCGGCTGCGTGGCGCGGAGGTGGACGGCGTGAAGGGGCGGCTGCGCGAAGCGGGGCTGGCGCTGGGGCCGTCCTCGCGCTGAGGCTCACTTCCGGGCGGCGGGCGCGGGGTGCACGCGCTCCTTCCACGGGTCTCCACCCACGCCGAAGTCCACGAGCTGGAAGGGGCTCTCTCCGCTCATCCGCACCAGCCCGAGGCCGGGCACGGAGGCGGACCACTCGGCGGTGATGCCGCCGGCATAGGAGTACTCGCTCACCTCCAGCGTCCTGCCGGCGAGCGTCTCCGTCGTCTTCTGGAGGAACCTGCCGTCGCGCCGCGTCTTGAATTCGTCGGGGAGCGGGCCAGACACCTCGCGTGGCTTGCCGCCGGGCAGGGCCGCGCGCATCAGCAACACATTGCCCGCGCCGAAGCGCTCCCCGGCGACCAGGAACTGGAGGGTGACGCGCCCCGTGGCGGGCACCTCTATCTCCAGGTCGAACCAGCGGCCCTGCTTGCCCTGATGCCGGCCCGGCGCGCCGACCTTGACCACGAAGCGCGTGGGGCCGTCCGAGGACACCGCCTGGTAGCGCGCCCAGCCTCCCTCGCGCACCACGAGGGGCAGCTCAGGCATGCCCTGGGGCGAGGCGACCTGGGATTGAATCAGCACGGCCAGCAGGGGGAGCAGCCTGGCGCCCATCATCCACATCCTCGCCTTGTCGTGCCCCTTGGCCAGACATGTGCTGGAATTGGGGGAAGGGGGAGAACCCTATAGGATTGGCGCATGCGCCGCCTCCCCTCGGTTGTGAGTGTTTCCTTGTGGCTGCTCTGCGCCTGCACCGACTCGCGGCGCTCGGCGGAGGACGCCGGGCCGGGCTTCGAGCGGATTCCCCTGACACCGCCGCTCGCGCCTCCACCGGCGGCCCAGGTGCAATCCGAGGACGCGGGCGCCGCCGTGGCCCGGACGCCGACGGAGGTGGACGTGTCCCGGCTCGCGGAGGCGCGCGCGTTGGTGCCCGCGCCCTTGTTGTATGGACAGTTCCAGCCCGTCGTCGGCACATGGGTCGACTACGAGCTGCGTGGCGACAAGGGCTCGACGCGGGCCCGGGTCTCGCTGGTGGGAGAGACGACGCGCGAGGACGGCGTGCCCCTGTACCAGCTCGAGATGGACCATGAGGTCTCGCCGCGCACGCTCGTGGTCCTCTGGGTGCGCGGCAAGGAGCGGCCCTTCGTGGAGCGGCTCGCCGTCTCCGTGCCGCCGCATCCGCCCGTCTCCATTCCGGTGGACCTCTTCGTCGACCAGCCGGAGCTGAGGGGCGCGCCGCGAGGGGGGAAGGACGCGGTGCTGCGCGAGGGCGTGTTCGCGGGCAAGGCGCGCGAAGAGACCTTCCTGCGCGAGGACGGGCGCACCGTGGGCGTGGTGCGCACCGAGCGCGTTCCGCTGTGGGGCGTGGTGTCCGTCCAGGACGGGGAGACCACGTGGGTAGCACGGGCCTCGGGCACGGGCGCGAAGCCGTCGTTGGACGCCGTGCCCATCGCGGTGCCCCGCGTCCAGGAGTGAGGGCATCAGCCCAGGGGATAGCCGAGCACGACGTAGAAGCCGCGCACGTAGATGGTGTAGGCGGCGAACATGTCCGGCGCGAACGAGTGGAGCCCGAGCATCATCAGGAACAGCGCCGCCAGGAGCAGCGACAGCTCCGTGAGCGCCTGTCCTCGCGAGCGGGGACGGCGAAGCCAGTGGACGGTGGAGCGCATCCAGCCATTCATGTTCAGGGCTCCTTCCTCGAGTCGATGAGCTCGAGCACCGCGGTGACGAGGGTCTGCGGGGCCTCGCTCGTCCCCATGGGGGACAGCGACAGCGAGAGGTTCTCCCCGGCCTTCTGGAAGTCGAGCAGCTCCACGCCCCCCGCGCCGGTGCGCGCGTCCTTCCGCACGTAGCCGCGCTGCTCCAGCTGGGTCCGATAGAAGGTCGCGAGCGAGCCGGGCGTGCCCTGGGCGAGCTCGGTGATGGTGGTGTTGCCCTGCGTGGGCCCGCGGTTCCTGTCCTCGATGCGCATCATCGTCATGGCGCCCGGGGCGCGTGGCAGCGCTGGCAGGGATTGGGCCTGCAGGTGCATGCCCTCGGGCGCGTCGATGATGGAGGGGAAGACCTGCGTGCGAGGCGGCGTGCCGCCCCTGCCCACGGCGGTGACGGAGACGAGCGAGCCGCGCTTCGCGTCGTAGTAGCTGATGACTCCGCCTCCGGCCCCATCCGGCTCGACGGCGGTGCGGTGGCCCTGGCGGCGGAACTCGCGGGCGTAGAACTCCATCACCGCGCCGGGCGAGTCGCCGGTCTCGAAGACCGCCATCTCCATCGGGTTGCCGTTGGCCTCCAGCTTCCCCATCGGGATGACCTTCGCCCGGGGGTAGGCGGGGAGCAGGCCCAGGAAGCGCTTCGTCATCGGCTCCGCGCTGGCGGGCGGGGTGAGCAGCACCGCCGCGGGAGGCTCGGGCGGTGGAGGTGGCTCGACGGGAGGCTCGCGGAGCGTGGCCGCCGTGGCGACGACCAGCAGCACGCCGCCCAGGCCCAGCACCCGTGTCACCGCTCCCGTGCGGTCCCTCAACAACCGACTCATCGCGCGTGCTCCTCGCCTTGCTGTTCCGGGGTGGCTACTCGTGGTCCGGGGTCGTGTTCGGGCCGTCCGCGCATGCGAAGTCGCCGTAGTTGAAGTACTCCTTGCCCTTGTTCTTGGAGAGCGCGTACTCGGACTCCGGCGCCTTGGAGTCCGCCGCGCCCTGGAAGAAGTTGCCTCGGCAGTTGTACGCGCGCATGGGCCAGTTGTAGTGGCCCTTCTCCGAGGAGCCCTTGAGCCCACGCTTCTCCTTGATGGCTTCGGGCTCGCACCTGTCGAAGCACGCCTTCTTGTCGTTCTTCCAGTAGGCGGCGAGCAGCACATCGCCGGGGACGGTGCGCGTGTCCCCCTCCCACACGGCCTTGAACCTGGCGGGCTCCTTCACGTGCCGGATGCGCACGGACTCGCGCAGGTAGTCGGACTTCAGGGGGAAGTCCAAGCCCAGCACCGACAGCACCGCGCCGATGGCGTCGAGCGCCCCTCCCTCGGACGAGAGCCCCGCGTAGGCGATCTGCTTCACCCGCTGATGGGTGAGCTCCTCGACGCGGTCATAGGAGTCGGTGGGGTCATGTCCGGGCGTCCACGCGCGCCAGGTGTCATGGACCAGGAAGAAGGACTCCTTGAAGGTCACATCCAGCCGCGAGTCGACCCTCTTCGTGAGGAAGGCGAGCTGCGAGGGGATGAGGCCATTCTCGATGCGGACCTCCACCTGGGCGCGCACCGCGCCCCGGTTGGGGTCCAGCCCCATGGCCTCGGCCACCTTCCCCGAGGTGGACCCCAGCGCCCCGAGCACCTTGCTCATCGCCTGCATCCCGCCGCCCGGGCGCCCTTCGCCCGACATGGACTCGTCCTGGAGTGTCGCCTCCGTGTCCTCCGCGCGGATGTCGAGCGTGACGCGGTTCGTGGGGCCCATCGCCGTCGGGCGTGAGCCCGTCTTGGTGGTCCCGTCCAGGTCCTGGTAGCGCGTCCTCGCCTCCTCGACGATGCGGCCCACGTCCGAGCGCACCGTGCGCTCGAAGGCGACGTAGCGCACCACCTCCGCGGCCTTGAGGCGCACGTGCTGCACCTCCCAGAAGTAGGTGGTGCCCAGGATGAGCAGCACGAAGACGGGCGCCAGGATGGCGAACTCCGTCGTCGCCGCGCCCCGTCGCGCCCTCGGGCCCAGGTGGAGACGTCCTCGCTTCGTGACGGCTGGAGTCGTCATGGCCGCCTCCCGTCAGTAGTTGAGGGCATCGGAGAACCTGTTCTCGGCGGCATCCCAACCCTCGATGAACGCGCTCAGGGCATTGCGCTCCCAGTGCGTCTTGGCGGGCGCGAGCCGCGCGGTCCACAGCGGGTTGAAGAAGTTGGGCTCCTCCTTCCAGTCGCCGGGGCGGTGGTAGATGGCGCGGCCCACGGCCATGGCCATCATTCCTCCTGTCTCCTCGCGGAACTCCCGGGCCTTCTGGCTCCCGGCTCCGCCCGCCAGGTTCCAGGTGATGTCGAGCATCCCGCCGACGATGTCGTTGCCCGGGTCGTCGAACCTGCCGCTGCTCGCGCCCCCCAGGAAGCCTTTGCCGGTGCGCAGCCCGTCCAGGTGGAAGGGCTGGGGCGTGGTGCGCATGTCCTTGGACAGGATGGTGACGTTGCAGGCCGCGCTGAAGTGGTTGTGCCACGGGTCGACGAAGCTGGTGTCCGTCATCAGGAAGGGCGTGATGCCCTCCCACGTGTGGTGGTCATCCCGCTTGGTCGTCCCATAGGTCTGATGGAAGCCGCCCTGCTTGTCCGCGGCGGCCCGGAAGTTGACCTTGAGGATTTCATTCCAGCCCTTGTCCGCGCCGCCGAGGTACGGGCACGGCATCCGCCATTCAATCTTGATGTCGTCGGAGGCGTAGAGCTGGTCCCTCCGGTTGTCCTCGAACTCCTCGTCGAAGCTCTTGATCTGACTGTCCGCCACCTTGTCGATGCGGAACTGGATGACGGGGGGGACACAGAGGTGGAGCGACCACTTGCGCCCGATGAGCAGCGCCTTCTTCCCCTCGGCCGTCCACTGGCGCCGCACGCCGTTGGCGAGGTTGCCCATCAGCAGGCGGTACTTGGCCATGTCCGGGTCGGACAGCTTGTTGTCGTTCTGGTTCATCAGCCGGGCGCGCCTGGCGAGCCCGGTCGGGTCCGAGAGGGAGAAGGTCTTGTCACTGCCTCGGGGGCCGTCATCGATGACGTGGAGGAAGTTCTTCAGGTTGGAGTGATTGACGTTGTACTTGCCCATGATGGCGCCGAGCGCCGAGCCGTTGGACATGGAGGGCCCCGGGCGCGCCTTGGGGTCCGTGCCCGTCAAGGTGCTCTCACCTCCGGCCAGCAGCAGGTCCTTCAAGGTGCCCAGCATCATCGCTTCCTGGGCGAGCCACAGCGCCACGTTGAGGGCGGACAGGATGGGGATGAGCAGCCGTGCGATGCCATCCACGGCTTGTTTCCAGGCCTTGATGACCTTCTGGACCGCCATGAAGATGGCGCCGATGCCCGGGATGTACTTGGCGACGCCCGCCAGCTTCCCGATGGTCATGTCCAGGTACAGGGCATGGCTCACGTACGACATGAAGGTGAGCATGGCCGAGTAGTGCACGACCATCGCGCGGTTGGTGTAGGCCAGGAAGTTGTAGGCCCGGGCCTCCTTCACCGCGAGCGAGTAGGCCTGCGCGTCGGCGGCGTCCTGGAGCTTTATCTTCTGGTGCACGCCGTGGCCGATGCTGACCGAGGCCATGACGGTGACGGCCAGCACCAGCATGGCGACGGCGCCGATGACCAGGGCCTGGCCCCGCTCGTCCCGGCGCATTCTGCGAAGCAGCGAGAACATGGACGTCCTCCGGGAGCCGGCGTCAGCCGCCGACGACGCAGCGGCCGGGGCCGTGCTCGTCGTTGTTGAAGAGGTTGGACTGCATGCGCATGGTCCAGGTGGCGACCAGCGGCATCACGTAGTGCCGCTGGGAGCCCGAGTTGCGCGCCAGCGAGACAATCCTCCCGAAGTCCCCGCC
It encodes:
- a CDS encoding TadE/TadG family type IV pilus assembly protein, translated to MFSLLRRMRRDERGQALVIGAVAMLVLAVTVMASVSIGHGVHQKIKLQDAADAQAYSLAVKEARAYNFLAYTNRAMVVHYSAMLTFMSYVSHALYLDMTIGKLAGVAKYIPGIGAIFMAVQKVIKAWKQAVDGIARLLIPILSALNVALWLAQEAMMLGTLKDLLLAGGESTLTGTDPKARPGPSMSNGSALGAIMGKYNVNHSNLKNFLHVIDDGPRGSDKTFSLSDPTGLARRARLMNQNDNKLSDPDMAKYRLLMGNLANGVRRQWTAEGKKALLIGRKWSLHLCVPPVIQFRIDKVADSQIKSFDEEFEDNRRDQLYASDDIKIEWRMPCPYLGGADKGWNEILKVNFRAAADKQGGFHQTYGTTKRDDHHTWEGITPFLMTDTSFVDPWHNHFSAACNVTILSKDMRTTPQPFHLDGLRTGKGFLGGASSGRFDDPGNDIVGGMLDITWNLAGGAGSQKAREFREETGGMMAMAVGRAIYHRPGDWKEEPNFFNPLWTARLAPAKTHWERNALSAFIEGWDAAENRFSDALNY
- a CDS encoding TadE/TadG family type IV pilus assembly protein, translating into MTTPAVTKRGRLHLGPRARRGAATTEFAILAPVFVLLILGTTYFWEVQHVRLKAAEVVRYVAFERTVRSDVGRIVEEARTRYQDLDGTTKTGSRPTAMGPTNRVTLDIRAEDTEATLQDESMSGEGRPGGGMQAMSKVLGALGSTSGKVAEAMGLDPNRGAVRAQVEVRIENGLIPSQLAFLTKRVDSRLDVTFKESFFLVHDTWRAWTPGHDPTDSYDRVEELTHQRVKQIAYAGLSSEGGALDAIGAVLSVLGLDFPLKSDYLRESVRIRHVKEPARFKAVWEGDTRTVPGDVLLAAYWKNDKKACFDRCEPEAIKEKRGLKGSSEKGHYNWPMRAYNCRGNFFQGAADSKAPESEYALSKNKGKEYFNYGDFACADGPNTTPDHE